In Meiothermus sp. QL-1, the sequence TGTGGCTGCGCTACTGGCTGGGGGCCTGCGGGGTCAACCCGGTGAGGGATGTCAAGATCATCCCCGTGCCCCCACCCCAGATGGTGGCCAACATGAGCGTGGGGAACATGGATGGCTACTGCGTGGGGGAGCCGTGGAACGGGGTGGCGGTGCGGGAGGGCATCGGCTTCACCGCCTTAGCCACGCAAGATATTTGGAAACACCACCCCGAGAAGGCCCTGGTTTTCAACAACGAGTTCTTTTCCCGGCGAAGGGATGAGGCCAAGGCCCTGGCCAAAGCGGTGCTGGAGGCCTGTAGGCTCCTAGACCAGCCCGCAGCCCGGCGGGAGGCGGCCAAGGTGATTGCCCAGCGCCCCTACGTCAACGCCCCCGCCGAGGTAATTGACGCACGGCTGCAGGGGGTGTACGAGCTGGGGGGAGGCCTCGGACGCAAAAACTACACCGACGACATGATGCTCTTTTACCGGGGCGGCCAGACCACCTTCCCCCGCAAGGCCCATGCCATCTGGTTCATGGCCCAGTACCGCCGCTGGGGGCTTGTCAAAGAGGCCCCTGATTACGAGAAGGTGGCCGAGAGCCTAGTGCGCCAGGACTTCTACCTCGAGGTAGCCCGGGAGCTCAAAATACCCATCCCCAACGACGACATGCAGCCCCTGACGGGTTTCATCGACGGGGTGGTCTTCGACCCCAAGAACCCCGAGGCCAGCCTGGCCAGGTACAAGGTGCGGGAGCTTTAGGAGATCGTATGGAACGGATTACCGTAGCTAGACCCCCTGCTAATGGCTTTCGCTTGCCCCGCTGGGTTGCCGGGGTGCTCGGCCCTGTTGCGGGCTTCCTGTTCTTCGGCCTCTTGTGGTACCTGCTGAGCCACACCGTAGCCCCCAAGGTGCCCGATCCCCTGGCCACCCTGGGCACCCTGTGGGAGATGGTGCGCAGCCCCTTCTACGACAACGGCCCCAACGACAAGGGCATTGCCATCCAACTGGCCACCTCGCTCTACCGGGTGGGGCTGGGCTTTTTGATTGGGATCGCCATTGCCCTGCCGGTGGGGGTGCTCATCGGGGCCTCGGAGGCCTTGTACAAGGCCCTCAACCCGGTGGTGCAGCTCCTGCGCCCGGTCTCGCCTTTGGCCTGGTTTCCGGTGGGGCTGGCGGCCTTCGCTGCTTCGGAAAAGGCCGCGGTCTTCGTCATCGCCATCTGCTCCTTATGGCCCACCTTGATCAACACCGCGGTGGGGGTGGCCTCGGTGCCCGAGGACTACAAGAACGTGGCCCGGGTCTTCCGCTTCTCGCCCTGGAAGTACCTGACCCGGGTGCTCCTGCCCTATGCCCTGCCCTACGTGCTCACCGGCTTCCGCTTAGGGCTGGGCATCGCCTGGATGGTGATTGTGGCGGCGGAGATGCTCTCGGGGGGCACCGGGGTGGGCTTCTTCATCTGGGATAGCTACAACGCCTTGGATCTGGAGCGGGTGATGGCGGCCATTTTGCTGATTGGTTTGGTGGGCTGGGCCATTGACAGCGCGCTCAGCTACCTGCACCGCAAGGCGCTGTCCTAGGGGGGAGGGTATGGGTTACCTGCTGCTATCGGAAGTGGGCAAGCGGTTTGGCGACTATGTGGCGGTGGAGAACTTTAGCCTGCGGGTGGCCCAGGGCGAGGTGGTCTCGCTCATCGGACACTCGGGCTGCGGCAAGTCCACGGTGCTCTCCATGGTGGCCGGGCTTATTTCCCCCAGCTCTGGGCAGATTACCCTGGAGGGCCACCCCCTCAAGGGCCCCGGCCCCGACCGGGGGGTGGTCTTCCAGAACTACTCCCTTCTGCCCTGGCTTTCGGTCTACCAGAACGTTTACCAAGCAGTAGATGCGGTACACCGCGACCTGACCGCAGAGGAAAAGGTTCGCCTGTGCGAGAAATTCCTGCGCATGGTCAGGCTCTGGGAGCACCGGCACAAACGGCCGGGCCAGATCTCCGGGGGCATGAAGCAGCGCACGGCCATTGCCCGGGCCCTGGCCATCAACCCCAAGGTGCTGCTGTTGGACGAGCCCTTTGGTGCGCTAGACGCCCTGACCCGCGCCGCCTTACAGGATCAGCTCCTTGCCATCTGGGACGCTACCCTAGAGGACGAGCTGCTTAGGGCTTTGTGGGGCGAGGAGCGCAAGACCATCCTGCTGGTTACCCATGACATCGACGAGGCCATCTACCTATCCGACCGCATCGTGGTCATGACCAATGGTCCCCGGGCCACGGTGGGCGAGGTGGTGGAGGTGCCCCTGCCCCGCCCTCGCGAGCGCCGGCAGATGCTGGAAAGCCCCCGCTACGTGGAGCTGAAGGAACACCTGCTCTACCTCCTAACTGAAAAATACGGCCACCGCGAGGCCGCTTGAAGGAGGCCCAAGATGACAAAGCGCTTGGTGGTGATCGGCAACGGCATGGTGGGGCACAAGTTCATCGAGACCCTATGCCAAGAGCCCCACGGATTCCAGATCGCTGTCTTCTGCGAGGAGCCCCACCTGGCCTACGACCGGGTGCACCTGAGCCACTACTTCCAGACCCCCCGCCCGAACCTGAGCCTGGCCGACCCCGAGACCTACCGGGCCTGGGGGGTGGAGGTGATCCATGCCCGGGCCGAGGCCATTGACCGCGTGCCGCGGGTGGTGAAGGCGGGGGGCCTCGAGGTTCCCTACGACCTCCTGGTGCTGGCCACCGGCTCCTATCCCTTCGTACCGCCCGTGGAGGGCCGCGAGCTGGAGGGCTGTTTTGTCTACCGCACCCTAGAAGACCTGGCCCGCCTCGAGGCCTACGCCCCAAAGGCCCAGACGGGGGTGGTGGTGGGCGGGGGGCTTTTGGGCCTGGAGGCCGCTGGGGCCCTCCAGGCTTTGGGACTGAAGGTCCATGTGGTGGAGCTCGCCCCCAGGCTCCTGCCCCAGCAGGTGGACGAGCTGGGGGGCAAGCACCTGCTGCGGCAGGTGAAGGCCCTGGGCATCGAGGTGCACCTGGGCAAGGCCACCCGGCGTATCCTGGGCCCGCAGGGGCGGGTAAAAGCCATTGAGTTTGCTGACGGGGAGGTGTTGGAAGCCGATTTGGTGGTCTTTGCGGCGGGCGTCAGGCCCCGGGACGAGCTGGCCCGCCAGGCCGGCCTGGAGGTGGGCGAGCGGGGCGGGGTGGTGATTGACGATTGCTGCCGCACCTCCGACCCCCAGATCTACGCCATCGGGGAGTGCGCCCTGCACCGGGGGCGCATCTACGGCCTGGTGGGCCCGGGATACCAGATGGCCAAGGTGCTGGCCGATGTGCTTCTGGGCAGGGAAAGCCGCTTCACCGGGGCGGATACCTCCACCCGGCTCAAGCTTTTGGGGGTGGAGGTGGCCAGTTTTGGCGATGCCCTGGCACAAACCCCGGGCGCAGCGGAGGTCATCTACACCGATTTCGCCAAAGGCCATTACAAAAAGCTGGTTCTCTCCGCCGAGGGCCGGCTTCTGGGTGGGATTTTGGTGGGAGATACCACAGCCTACCCCACCCTGCACGGCCTCCTGGGCCAGCCCATCGAACACCCCGAACACCTCCTCCTACCCCCCGGCGAGGCGCCCTTGCCCCAACCCGCCCATGCCCGGGTATGCAACTGCCTGGGGGTGAGCCGGGAGCAAATCCGTGAGGCCGTGCGGGCCGGGGCCCGCGACCTGGCGGCCCTCAAGAAGGCCACCCAGGCCGGCACCGGCTGCGGCGGCTGCGTGCCGGCGATGAAGGGCATCCTGCAGGAGGAGCTAAAGGCCCTGGGCGAGGCGGTGAACCACCACCTGTGCGAGCACTTCCCCTTCAGCCGGGCCGAGCTCTTCGACATCATCCGGGTGATGGGCTACCGCACCTTCGAGGAGGTGCTCAAAGGACACGGCCGCGGGCTAGGGTGCGAGGTCTGCAAGCCCGCGGTGGCCTCCATCCTGGCCTCGCTGCACAACGAGTACATCCTCAAGGACGAGCACCTCCCCCTACAGGACACCAACGACCGCTTTTTGGCCAACATCCAGCGCGACGGCACCTACTCCGTGGTGCCCCGCATTCCCGGCGGGGAGATTACCCCGGATAAGCTCATGGCCATCGCCCAGGTGGCCAAGAAGTACGGGCTTTACACCAAAATCACCGGCGGGCAGCGCATAGACCTCTTCGGCGCCCAGCTCCACCAGCTCCCCCAGATCTGGGCCGAGCTGGTGGCCGCGGGGTTTGAGTCCGGGCACGCCTACGGCAAGGCCCTGCGTACCGTAAAAAGCTGCGTGGGCAGCACCTGGTGCCGCTACGGGGTGCAGGACTCGGTGGGCCTGGCCATCCGGCTGGAGAACCGCTACAAGGGGCTGCGGGCCCCCCACAAGATCAAGGCCGCGGTCTCGGGCTGCGTGCGCGAGTGCGCCGAGGCCCAGAGCAAGGACTTCGGCGTGATTGCCACCGAGCGGGGCTGGAACCTGTACGTCTGCGGCAACGGGGGTGCGAAGCCCCGCCACGCCGACCTTTTGGCCGCAGACCTGGACGAGGAAACCCTGGTCCGCTACATAGACCGCTTCTTGATGTTCTACATCCGCACCGCCGACCACCTGCAGCGCACCAGCGTGTGGCTGGAGAAGCTAGAGGGGGGAATTGAGTATCTGCGGCAGGTGATTGTGGAGGACAAGCTGGGAATTTGTGCCGAACTCGAGGCCCAGATGGCCCGGATTGTGGCCAGCTACCAGGATGAGTGGGCCGCCACCCTAAAAGACCCGGAAAAGCTCAAGCGCTTCCGCCACTTCATCAACTCCGACGACCCCGACGAGAACATCGTGCGGGTGGAGGAGCGCGGCCAGTACCGCCCGGCCTACGACTTTGAGCGGCTGGAGGCCCTGCCCATGGCCCAGGGGGGTTCCCATGGCTAAACTGCGCTGGGTTCGGGTCTGCTACCTGGAGGATATCCTCGAGGGCACCGGGGTCTGCGCCAAGGTAGAGGGGGAGCAGGTAGCCATATTTCGCCTGGAGGGCCAGCTCTATGCCCTTTCCAACCACGACCCCTTTACCCGGGCCAACGTGCTCAGCCGGGGCCTGCTGGGCAACCACGGCGAGCGGCGCACGGTGGCCTCCCCGCTGCTCAAACACCGCTTCGACCTGAGGAGTGGCGAGTGCCTGGACGACCCCCAGGTGCGCCTTCCCACCTATGCCGTTCGGTGCGAGGAGGGGGAGGTGTGGGTGGGGGTGCCGGTGGAGGAGGATGAACCGGTCTCCATCTAGGCCTCTAGAGGGCATGCGCTTTGCCCTGTGCGGCCCGCGCAGGGCAGCCGACCTGGCCCTGATTCTGGAAAAACAGGGGGCTGTGGCTTTGCATCGGCCCACGGTGAGGACCATTCTGGCGCCGCCGGAGGTGCTACAGGCCCGGCTTAGCAAGCTGGTTTACCAGGGGGCCGACTGGGTCATCTTTACCAGCGGGGCGGGGGTGGAGGAGCTTCACCGCCAGGCCGAGGCCCTGGGGCTTTGGGAAGCGGTGTATGCCCGATTGAAGCAGAGCAAACTGGCCCAGCGCGGCTACAAGTCCGACCGGGCGCTGCGCCAGCGGGGGTTGCAGGCGGTGGCCTGGGATGAGGATGGCACCGTGGACGGGCTTATCGAGGCCTTGAGGGCCCATCCGCTGGCAGGGCTGCAGGTTTTCGTCCAGCTCTACGGCCAGCCCGCCCCCCGGCTGGTGCGCTTCTTGAAGGAGCAAGGGGCCGGCGTGGAGGAGCTGATGCCCTACCGGCACATCCCGGCCAGCGAGGCGGCCTTGGATAGGCTTATCCTCGAGGTTCTGGAAGGGGAGCTGGACGCCCTGGTTTTTACCAGCCAGCCCCAGGTGGATTACCTGCTGGCCCACGCAGAGAAGACCGGCCAGTTCTGTCGTTTGCAGGCCGCTTTTGAGCGAGTCTGGGCCCTTGCCATCGGGCATATCACCGCTATTCCCCTGCAGGAGGCAGGCATACGCTGCTGGTATCCCCGCGTCGAGCGGCTGGGGGCCTTGGTGACGGAGTTCGCCCGGTTCATGGCCCAACGGCGCGGCCCCCTTTGACCAGCCCGACCCCGGCGTGCTATCCTCGAGCCTGCGCGCCGGGGAGTAGCGCAGTCTGGTAGCGCATCTGCTTTGGGAGCAGAGGGTCGCTGGTTCGAATCCAGTCTCCCCGACCATGAAGCACCGCGCGGGAGTAGCTCAGTTGGCAGAGCGTCAGCCTTCCAAGCTGAATGTCGCGGGTTCGAATCCCGTCTCCCGCTCCAAAGGAGCCGCCATGTGGCGGCTTTTTTGTGACAGTTTTGTGACACTTTTTTGGAGTACTTGCGACTGATAATCAGTTGTGTATGGAGCGATTGGCGCTCATCGGGGTCTCCCAGCGACGGGGGGGCAGTGCGGCCCTGGCTGCCTGGAACGCCTGGCTGCAAGCCCCCCTCGAGTTTCCCCCTGGGTGGGTGCGGGAGCACGTGCGCCTTCTGACCTGCAACCGCAGCGAGCTGGTGCTGGCCCTGGAAGAGGGGGTGGGGCTCGAGGCCCTGCGCCAGCGGCTCATTCCCCCCCACCTGCCCCGGGGCTATGCCTTTGCCGGGGAGGCTGCGCTGGAGCATCTGGCCCGGGTGGCGGCCTCGCTGGACTCGGTCAACCCCGGTGAGGACCAGATCATGCAGCAGGTGCGCCAGGCCTTTGAGGCCGCGCGCCGGGCCGGCACTGTGGGGCCGGTGACCAGCTTCGCCTTTCAGCATGCCCTTCGGATTGCCAAGCGGGTGCGCCGTGAGGTGGCGCTGGCCCCGGCCCAGACCTCGCTTTTCAGTCTGGCGAGACCCGCGCTGGAAGCAATTCTGCCCCGCCCAGCCCGGGTGGCGGTGGT encodes:
- a CDS encoding CmpA/NrtA family ABC transporter substrate-binding protein, encoding MHTINRRKLLKGATALALTGLMRGRAQGSKLKVGFIALTDAAPVIMAQEWGLYKKHGLEVEVTKEASWPTTRDHLLNGEIVAAHCLFSLPISVYLGIGGPAGRVLPIGMVLNNNGQAITLSQQDFGGKVGFKDLEGARKAILAKKAEGRPLTFAMTFPGGTHDMWLRYWLGACGVNPVRDVKIIPVPPPQMVANMSVGNMDGYCVGEPWNGVAVREGIGFTALATQDIWKHHPEKALVFNNEFFSRRRDEAKALAKAVLEACRLLDQPAARREAAKVIAQRPYVNAPAEVIDARLQGVYELGGGLGRKNYTDDMMLFYRGGQTTFPRKAHAIWFMAQYRRWGLVKEAPDYEKVAESLVRQDFYLEVARELKIPIPNDDMQPLTGFIDGVVFDPKNPEASLARYKVREL
- the ntrB gene encoding nitrate ABC transporter permease; translation: MPRWVAGVLGPVAGFLFFGLLWYLLSHTVAPKVPDPLATLGTLWEMVRSPFYDNGPNDKGIAIQLATSLYRVGLGFLIGIAIALPVGVLIGASEALYKALNPVVQLLRPVSPLAWFPVGLAAFAASEKAAVFVIAICSLWPTLINTAVGVASVPEDYKNVARVFRFSPWKYLTRVLLPYALPYVLTGFRLGLGIAWMVIVAAEMLSGGTGVGFFIWDSYNALDLERVMAAILLIGLVGWAIDSALSYLHRKALS
- a CDS encoding ABC transporter ATP-binding protein — protein: MGYLLLSEVGKRFGDYVAVENFSLRVAQGEVVSLIGHSGCGKSTVLSMVAGLISPSSGQITLEGHPLKGPGPDRGVVFQNYSLLPWLSVYQNVYQAVDAVHRDLTAEEKVRLCEKFLRMVRLWEHRHKRPGQISGGMKQRTAIARALAINPKVLLLDEPFGALDALTRAALQDQLLAIWDATLEDELLRALWGEERKTILLVTHDIDEAIYLSDRIVVMTNGPRATVGEVVEVPLPRPRERRQMLESPRYVELKEHLLYLLTEKYGHREAA
- the nirB gene encoding nitrite reductase large subunit NirB, whose product is MTKRLVVIGNGMVGHKFIETLCQEPHGFQIAVFCEEPHLAYDRVHLSHYFQTPRPNLSLADPETYRAWGVEVIHARAEAIDRVPRVVKAGGLEVPYDLLVLATGSYPFVPPVEGRELEGCFVYRTLEDLARLEAYAPKAQTGVVVGGGLLGLEAAGALQALGLKVHVVELAPRLLPQQVDELGGKHLLRQVKALGIEVHLGKATRRILGPQGRVKAIEFADGEVLEADLVVFAAGVRPRDELARQAGLEVGERGGVVIDDCCRTSDPQIYAIGECALHRGRIYGLVGPGYQMAKVLADVLLGRESRFTGADTSTRLKLLGVEVASFGDALAQTPGAAEVIYTDFAKGHYKKLVLSAEGRLLGGILVGDTTAYPTLHGLLGQPIEHPEHLLLPPGEAPLPQPAHARVCNCLGVSREQIREAVRAGARDLAALKKATQAGTGCGGCVPAMKGILQEELKALGEAVNHHLCEHFPFSRAELFDIIRVMGYRTFEEVLKGHGRGLGCEVCKPAVASILASLHNEYILKDEHLPLQDTNDRFLANIQRDGTYSVVPRIPGGEITPDKLMAIAQVAKKYGLYTKITGGQRIDLFGAQLHQLPQIWAELVAAGFESGHAYGKALRTVKSCVGSTWCRYGVQDSVGLAIRLENRYKGLRAPHKIKAAVSGCVRECAEAQSKDFGVIATERGWNLYVCGNGGAKPRHADLLAADLDEETLVRYIDRFLMFYIRTADHLQRTSVWLEKLEGGIEYLRQVIVEDKLGICAELEAQMARIVASYQDEWAATLKDPEKLKRFRHFINSDDPDENIVRVEERGQYRPAYDFERLEALPMAQGGSHG
- the nirD gene encoding nitrite reductase small subunit NirD, translated to MAKLRWVRVCYLEDILEGTGVCAKVEGEQVAIFRLEGQLYALSNHDPFTRANVLSRGLLGNHGERRTVASPLLKHRFDLRSGECLDDPQVRLPTYAVRCEEGEVWVGVPVEEDEPVSI
- a CDS encoding uroporphyrinogen-III synthase, with amino-acid sequence MRFALCGPRRAADLALILEKQGAVALHRPTVRTILAPPEVLQARLSKLVYQGADWVIFTSGAGVEELHRQAEALGLWEAVYARLKQSKLAQRGYKSDRALRQRGLQAVAWDEDGTVDGLIEALRAHPLAGLQVFVQLYGQPAPRLVRFLKEQGAGVEELMPYRHIPASEAALDRLILEVLEGELDALVFTSQPQVDYLLAHAEKTGQFCRLQAAFERVWALAIGHITAIPLQEAGIRCWYPRVERLGALVTEFARFMAQRRGPL